Proteins co-encoded in one Callospermophilus lateralis isolate mCalLat2 chromosome 2, mCalLat2.hap1, whole genome shotgun sequence genomic window:
- the Rassf7 gene encoding ras association domain-containing protein 7 isoform X2 translates to MFFGLAAMELKVWVDGIQRVVCGVSEQTTCQEVVIALAQAIGQTGRFVLVQRLREKERQLLPQECPVGAQATCGQFASDVQFVLRRTGPSLAERPSSDSCPPPERCPVRASLPPKPRTTPGREPHKALTFGPGCPRLAPRPSSPEPAVPVAPTSGCFTDLQGLELRVQRNAEELGHEAFWEQELRREQAREREGQARLQALSAATAEHAAQLQALDAQARALEVELRLAAEAPGPPLATASATERLRQDLAIQERQSVEVQGSLALVSRALEAAEHALQAQAQELEELNRELRQCNLQQFIQQTGAALPLPPDRGPSGTQNLLCPAREKHLQGATQGPVLVPSLSPEVVPMRQSSWR, encoded by the exons ATGTTCTTCGGGCTAGCAGCCATGGAACTGAAGGTGTGGGTGGATGGCATCCAGAGGGTGGTCTGTGGGGTCTCAGAACAGACCACCTGCCAGGAAGTGGTCATCGCACTAGCCCAAGCAATTG GCCAGACAGGCCGCTTTGTGCTTGTGCAGCGGCTTAGGGAGAAGGAACGGCAACTGCTGCCACAGGAGTGTCCagtgggtgcccaggccacctgtGGACAATTTGCCAGCGATGTCCAGTTTGTTCTGAGGAGGACAGGGCCcagcctggctgagaggccctccTCGGACAGCTGTCCACCCCCAGAGCGATGCCCAGTTCGTGCCAGCCTCCCCCCAAAGCCACGGACAACACCAGGTCGTGAACCCCACAAAGCACTAACCTTTGGCCCGGGGTGTCCCAGACTGGCCCCTCGTCCTTCATCCCCTGAGCCTGCAGTCCCTGTAGCACCCACATCAGGCTGCTTCACAGACCTTCAGGGCCTGGAGCTCAGGGTGCAGAGGAATGCTGAAGAGCTGGGCCATGAAGCCTTCTGGGAGCAGGAGCTGCGGAGGGAACAAGCCCGGGAACGAGAGGGCCAGGCTCGCCTTCAGGCACTGAGTGCAGCCACTGCTGAGCATGCTGCCCAGCTACAGGCTCTGGATGCTCAGGCCCGTGCCCTGGAGGTTGAGCTGCGGTTGGCTGCAGAGGCCCCtgggcccccattggccacagcatCTGCAACTGAACGCCTGCGCCAGGACCTGGCCATTCAGGAACGGCAGAGTGTGGAGGTGCAGGGCAGCCTGGCCCTGGTGAGCCGCGCTTTGGAGGCTGCGGAGCATGCTCTGCAG gcccaggcccaggagcTGGAGGAGCTGAACCGGGAGCTCCGGCAGTGTAACCTGCAGCAGTTCATCCAGCAGACGGGGGCTGCACTGCCACTACCCCCAGATAGAGGTCCCTCTGGCACACAG AATCTTCTGTGTCCAGCCAGAGAGAAGCACCTCCAGGGAGCAACCCAGGGCCCTGTCCTAGTGCCCAGCCTGAGTCCTGAGG TTGTCCCCATGAGACAGAGTTCCTGGAGGTAA
- the Rassf7 gene encoding ras association domain-containing protein 7 isoform X3, with protein sequence MFFGLAAMELKVWVDGIQRVVCGVSEQTTCQEVVIALAQAIGQTGRFVLVQRLREKERQLLPQECPVGAQATCGQFASDVQFVLRRTGPSLAERPSSDSCPPPERCPVRASLPPKPRTTPGREPHKALTFGPGCPRLAPRPSSPEPAVPVAPTSGCFTDLQGLELRVQRNAEELGHEAFWEQELRREQAREREGQARLQALSAATAEHAAQLQALDAQARALEVELRLAAEAPGPPLATASATERLRQDLAIQERQSVEVQGSLALVSRALEAAEHALQNLLCPAREKHLQGATQGPVLVPSLSPEGMSIPHSGRMGPALVSASSAIILPQLSP encoded by the exons ATGTTCTTCGGGCTAGCAGCCATGGAACTGAAGGTGTGGGTGGATGGCATCCAGAGGGTGGTCTGTGGGGTCTCAGAACAGACCACCTGCCAGGAAGTGGTCATCGCACTAGCCCAAGCAATTG GCCAGACAGGCCGCTTTGTGCTTGTGCAGCGGCTTAGGGAGAAGGAACGGCAACTGCTGCCACAGGAGTGTCCagtgggtgcccaggccacctgtGGACAATTTGCCAGCGATGTCCAGTTTGTTCTGAGGAGGACAGGGCCcagcctggctgagaggccctccTCGGACAGCTGTCCACCCCCAGAGCGATGCCCAGTTCGTGCCAGCCTCCCCCCAAAGCCACGGACAACACCAGGTCGTGAACCCCACAAAGCACTAACCTTTGGCCCGGGGTGTCCCAGACTGGCCCCTCGTCCTTCATCCCCTGAGCCTGCAGTCCCTGTAGCACCCACATCAGGCTGCTTCACAGACCTTCAGGGCCTGGAGCTCAGGGTGCAGAGGAATGCTGAAGAGCTGGGCCATGAAGCCTTCTGGGAGCAGGAGCTGCGGAGGGAACAAGCCCGGGAACGAGAGGGCCAGGCTCGCCTTCAGGCACTGAGTGCAGCCACTGCTGAGCATGCTGCCCAGCTACAGGCTCTGGATGCTCAGGCCCGTGCCCTGGAGGTTGAGCTGCGGTTGGCTGCAGAGGCCCCtgggcccccattggccacagcatCTGCAACTGAACGCCTGCGCCAGGACCTGGCCATTCAGGAACGGCAGAGTGTGGAGGTGCAGGGCAGCCTGGCCCTGGTGAGCCGCGCTTTGGAGGCTGCGGAGCATGCTCTGCAG AATCTTCTGTGTCCAGCCAGAGAGAAGCACCTCCAGGGAGCAACCCAGGGCCCTGTCCTAGTGCCCAGCCTGAGTCCTGAGGGTATGTCTATTCCCCACTCTGGCAGGATGGGCCCTGCCCTggtctcagcctcctcagccattATCCTCCCACAGTTGTCCCCATGA
- the Rassf7 gene encoding ras association domain-containing protein 7 isoform X1 codes for MFFGLAAMELKVWVDGIQRVVCGVSEQTTCQEVVIALAQAIGQTGRFVLVQRLREKERQLLPQECPVGAQATCGQFASDVQFVLRRTGPSLAERPSSDSCPPPERCPVRASLPPKPRTTPGREPHKALTFGPGCPRLAPRPSSPEPAVPVAPTSGCFTDLQGLELRVQRNAEELGHEAFWEQELRREQAREREGQARLQALSAATAEHAAQLQALDAQARALEVELRLAAEAPGPPLATASATERLRQDLAIQERQSVEVQGSLALVSRALEAAEHALQAQAQELEELNRELRQCNLQQFIQQTGAALPLPPDRGPSGTQNLLCPAREKHLQGATQGPVLVPSLSPEGMSIPHSGRMGPALVSASSAIILPQLSP; via the exons ATGTTCTTCGGGCTAGCAGCCATGGAACTGAAGGTGTGGGTGGATGGCATCCAGAGGGTGGTCTGTGGGGTCTCAGAACAGACCACCTGCCAGGAAGTGGTCATCGCACTAGCCCAAGCAATTG GCCAGACAGGCCGCTTTGTGCTTGTGCAGCGGCTTAGGGAGAAGGAACGGCAACTGCTGCCACAGGAGTGTCCagtgggtgcccaggccacctgtGGACAATTTGCCAGCGATGTCCAGTTTGTTCTGAGGAGGACAGGGCCcagcctggctgagaggccctccTCGGACAGCTGTCCACCCCCAGAGCGATGCCCAGTTCGTGCCAGCCTCCCCCCAAAGCCACGGACAACACCAGGTCGTGAACCCCACAAAGCACTAACCTTTGGCCCGGGGTGTCCCAGACTGGCCCCTCGTCCTTCATCCCCTGAGCCTGCAGTCCCTGTAGCACCCACATCAGGCTGCTTCACAGACCTTCAGGGCCTGGAGCTCAGGGTGCAGAGGAATGCTGAAGAGCTGGGCCATGAAGCCTTCTGGGAGCAGGAGCTGCGGAGGGAACAAGCCCGGGAACGAGAGGGCCAGGCTCGCCTTCAGGCACTGAGTGCAGCCACTGCTGAGCATGCTGCCCAGCTACAGGCTCTGGATGCTCAGGCCCGTGCCCTGGAGGTTGAGCTGCGGTTGGCTGCAGAGGCCCCtgggcccccattggccacagcatCTGCAACTGAACGCCTGCGCCAGGACCTGGCCATTCAGGAACGGCAGAGTGTGGAGGTGCAGGGCAGCCTGGCCCTGGTGAGCCGCGCTTTGGAGGCTGCGGAGCATGCTCTGCAG gcccaggcccaggagcTGGAGGAGCTGAACCGGGAGCTCCGGCAGTGTAACCTGCAGCAGTTCATCCAGCAGACGGGGGCTGCACTGCCACTACCCCCAGATAGAGGTCCCTCTGGCACACAG AATCTTCTGTGTCCAGCCAGAGAGAAGCACCTCCAGGGAGCAACCCAGGGCCCTGTCCTAGTGCCCAGCCTGAGTCCTGAGGGTATGTCTATTCCCCACTCTGGCAGGATGGGCCCTGCCCTggtctcagcctcctcagccattATCCTCCCACAGTTGTCCCCATGA
- the Lmntd2 gene encoding lamin tail domain-containing protein 2, with the protein MAPESGQQSEEKQEPRTPADGEPVSGDLGLPTGTPTDTVVPPCPQNTKTHSTRLASVHLQLAPEALDPRTLRLLWEQRELEIQALRWAIRNGPHARHCHILQEVSGLPTERSFHSPDKFLQEQVEKLTLELKAQKEQAQLEKEHLEEQLMQTVSMLQQLEAQLQAFQKSCLLQLACSSWVGRVLRSQTGSVEVVTAETLRDSSDFSENEAPTAGEGFRLEDMDWNSIALQYPNLFSDSSTKQKQPQQSPSLEKGGSDSSVEHMEKHPKTLEWSSLPCMATSSSGGAGSDSSSCQPVVHSGVQKASGYPPQTEDLASSEQIPTMAWSFGGDSEGGVGCISFSSSYPSPIFLQIPKPGPLVPRVQPPPLTSGAAPFPLGPHLLKTREDPCTAPDHRRVSHQLSPTGCCLKIVAVSRRDKFVRILNESLGQTVDLEGFSLQQLERGFPVCLYRFPPGTLLAPQHHITVWGQGTSSTKKQPPLSLGQDAGLFHPSLGCLTLLLNPEGQVLSEHQTPHRVTSSSRIFTDNTDWSIDRFPLSKARPCTDTSGPQSRPRPPGKSRVRETGARRRRPGMRDILPLLSTCRPFHLPEVPARPEDNQSKTLELLPPVIPEAGLCPQDCPTRKECKVRVCRKNVDRSCPMVTLSVQSTAESRYGFRFLSCPPITVDTCRRV; encoded by the exons ATGGCCCCGGAGTCTGGCCAGCAATCTGAAGAAAAGCAGGAGCCACGAACCCCAGCAGATGGAGAGCCAGTCAGCGGTGATTTGGGGCTTCCAACTGGCACACCTACAGACACAGTGGTTCCCCCATGCCCCCAGAACACCAAGACCCACTCCACACGGTTGGCCTCTGTCCACCTGCa GTTAGCCCCCGAAGCACTGGACCCCCGCACCTTGCGGCTGCTGTGGGAGCAGCGAGAACTAGAGATCCAAGCGCTTAGGTGGGCCATCCGAAATGGGCCACATGCCCGGCACTGTCACATCCTACAGGAGGTGTCAGGACTTCCAACTGAGAG gagcTTCCACAGTCCAGACAAGTTTCTACAGGAACAGGTGGAGAAGCTGACCCTGGAGCTGAAAGCACAGAAGGAACAGGCCCAGCTG GAGAAGGAGCACTTAGAGGAGCAGCTGATGCAGACTGTCAGCATGCTGCAGCAACTAGAAGCCCAGCTGCAGGCCTTCCAGAAGTCCTGCCTCCTGCAGTtggcctgctcctcctgggtgggTCGTGTACTCCGGTCCCAAACTGGCAGTGTGGAG GTGGTTACTGCAGAGACTTTAAGGGATTCCAGTGACTTCTCTGAGAATGAGGCTCCCACTGCTGGAGAG GGTTTCCGGTTGGAGGATATGGACTGGAACAGCATCGCCCTCCAGTACCCCAATCTCTTCAGTGATTCCAGCACAAAGCAGAA GCAGCCCCAGCAGTCCCCATCACTGGAAAAAGGGGGCTCCGATTCCTCTGTCGAGCACATGGAGAAGCATCCCAAGACCCTGGAGTGGAGCTCCCTGCCCTGCATGGccaccagcagctccggaggtgcTGGCTCTGACTCCAGCAGCTGCCAGCCGGTCGTGCATTCTGGAGTGCAGAAGGCATCAGGGTACCCGCCCCAGACAGAAGATTTGGCATCCTCAGAGCAGATCCCCACAATGGCTTGGAGCTTTGGCGGAGATTCGGAAGGTGGAGTGGGGTGCATCTCTTTCTCATCCTCCTATCCCTCTCCCATCTTCCTCCAGATCCCTAAACCAGGTCCTTTAGTCCCTAGGGTCCAGCCACCTCCCCTGACCTCTGGCGCTGCTCCCTTCCCTCTTGGACCCCACCTGCT CAAGACTCGCGAGGATCCCTGCACAGCCCCCGACCACCGGCGTGTCAGTCACCAGCTGAG CCCCACTGGCTGCTGCCTGAAGATCGTGGCAGTCAGCCGACGGGACAAGTTCGTCCGCATCCTTAATGAGTCGCTGGGACAGACAGTCGACCTGGAGGGCTTCTCGCTACAGCAGCTTGAGCGCGGCTTCCCGGTGTGCCTGTACCGCTTCCCGCCCGGCACACTGCTGGCGCCGCAGCACCACATCACG GTGTGGGGCCAGGGGACCAGCAGCACCAAGAAGCAGCCGCCCTTGTCCTTGGGCCAGGACGCTGGCCTGTTCCACCCCAGCCTGGGCTGCTTGACGCTCCTCCTGAATCCCGAGGGCCAG GTCCTCAGTGAGCACCAGACTCCACACCGTGTGACTTCAAGCTCAAGGATCTTCACTGACAACACTGACTGGTCCATTGACCGCTTCCCACTCTCGAAGGCCCGGCCTTGCACCGACACAAGCGGACCCCAGAGCCGGCCCCGACCCCCGGGGAAAAGCCGGGTGCGGGAGACCGGCGCCCGTCGGCGGAGGCCTGG GATGCGGGATATCTTGCCACTCCTAAGCACCTGTCGGCCTTTCCACCTGCCGGAGGTGCCGGCGAGGCCAGAGGACAACCAGTCTAAGACTCTGGAGCTCCTGCCTCCCGTCATCCCTG AGGCTGGGCTGTGTCCCCAGGACTGCCCCACCAGGAAGGAGTGCAAGGTCCGG GTGTGCCGGAAAAATGTGGACCGAAGCTGCCCCATGGTGACCCTCTCAGTGCAGAGCACAGCTGAGAGTAGATATGGCTTCCGTTTCCTCAGCTGTCCCCCCATCACTGTGGACACATGCCGACGGGTGTAA